A genomic stretch from Pararhizobium sp. IMCC21322 includes:
- a CDS encoding NADH-quinone oxidoreductase subunit D: protein MSEAQVRNFNINFGPQHPAAHGVLRLVLELDGEVVERVDPHIGLLHRGTEKLIEHKTYLQAIPYFDRLDYVAPMNQEHAFALAIERLAGIEVPKRGQLIRVLYSEIGRILSHLLNVTTQAMDVGALTPPLWGFEEREKLMVFYERACGARLHAAYFRPGGVHQDLPEDLIDDIADFCDPFLHVCDDIDQLLTNNRIFKQRNVDIAVVDLDDAWRWGFSGVMVRGSGAAWDLRKSQPYECYDEMEFDIPIGKNGDCYDRYLIRMEEMRQSVSIMKQCIQKLKSAEGRGPISSLDGKMVPPKRSEMKRSMEALIHHFKLYTEGYKVPAGEVYAAVEAPKGEFGVYLVSDGSNKPYRCKIKAPGFAHLQAMDDICRGHMLADVSAVIGSLDIVFGEVDR, encoded by the coding sequence ATGAGTGAAGCACAAGTTCGCAATTTCAACATCAATTTCGGCCCACAGCATCCGGCGGCTCACGGCGTTTTGCGCCTTGTTCTGGAACTGGATGGCGAAGTCGTGGAGCGGGTAGATCCGCATATCGGACTGCTGCATCGCGGCACTGAAAAGCTGATTGAGCACAAGACATATCTCCAGGCCATTCCGTATTTCGATCGGCTGGATTACGTGGCTCCGATGAATCAGGAGCACGCCTTTGCGCTGGCTATTGAACGGCTGGCTGGAATTGAAGTGCCAAAACGTGGTCAGTTGATTCGCGTTCTGTATTCGGAAATCGGCAGAATTCTGTCTCATTTGCTGAATGTGACGACGCAGGCCATGGATGTTGGTGCGCTGACGCCGCCTCTTTGGGGCTTTGAAGAACGCGAAAAGCTGATGGTCTTTTATGAGCGTGCCTGTGGCGCAAGGCTGCATGCTGCTTACTTCCGGCCCGGCGGTGTTCATCAGGATCTCCCGGAAGATCTGATCGATGATATTGCGGATTTCTGCGACCCGTTCCTGCATGTCTGTGATGACATCGATCAGCTACTGACAAACAACCGTATTTTCAAGCAGCGCAATGTGGATATCGCAGTCGTCGATCTTGACGATGCCTGGCGCTGGGGCTTTTCCGGCGTCATGGTGCGCGGTTCCGGTGCTGCCTGGGATTTGCGCAAATCCCAACCTTATGAATGCTACGACGAGATGGAATTTGATATTCCCATCGGGAAAAATGGTGATTGTTATGATCGCTATCTCATCCGGATGGAAGAAATGCGCCAATCTGTCAGCATCATGAAACAGTGCATTCAGAAGCTGAAATCTGCGGAAGGGCGCGGGCCCATCTCCTCGCTGGATGGTAAAATGGTGCCGCCGAAACGCAGTGAAATGAAACGCTCAATGGAAGCGCTCATTCATCATTTCAAGCTGTACACCGAAGGCTACAAAGTGCCTGCCGGTGAGGTTTATGCCGCTGTGGAAGCTCCGAAAGGCGAGTTTGGCGTCTATCTGGTTTCAGATGGCTCCAACAAACCGTATCGTTGCAAGATTAAAGCACCGGGCTTTGCCCATTTGCAGGCAATGGATGACATCTGCAGAGGCCACATGCTGGCTGATGTGTCTGCCGTCATCGGATCCCTGGATATCGTATTTGGTGAGGTAGACCGGTAA
- the nuoE gene encoding NADH-quinone oxidoreductase subunit NuoE, with translation MSVRRLHSEQPDTFVFTQDNQDWAEGQISKFPEGREASAVIPLLWRAQEQHEGWLTEPAIRKVGEMLDMPYIRVLEVATFYTMFQLQPVGKKAHIQVCGTTPCMLRGAGDIKAVCQKRIAAHAHEISEDGNFSWEEVECLGACVNAPMVQIWKDTYEDLTVETFEAMLDAISDGKEITPGPQNGRHFSVPFSGRTSLDESSQEYGPEGGVPFAHLVDGATVASYTDAGVSINGGPQPDAASTKAKSAAASKPKSTKKAATKKASAKKSTGTEDEPKAEATAVPKDTTIRPTDVKDGADAEKTTAKKTTTAKKATPAKKPDAPETSVSAVKKPAALDKARSGGADDLKRIKGVGPKIEGILNSLGIFHFDQIAAWDQANKDWVDDHLSFKGRVDREDWIPQAEALANESKG, from the coding sequence ATGTCAGTCCGTCGTCTTCATTCAGAACAACCTGATACCTTTGTCTTTACACAAGACAATCAGGATTGGGCTGAAGGTCAGATTTCTAAGTTTCCGGAAGGCCGGGAAGCATCTGCGGTCATTCCATTGTTGTGGCGTGCTCAGGAACAGCATGAAGGCTGGTTGACAGAACCTGCCATTCGTAAGGTCGGCGAAATGCTGGATATGCCTTATATCCGCGTTCTTGAAGTTGCGACATTCTACACAATGTTTCAGCTTCAGCCTGTTGGAAAGAAAGCGCATATTCAGGTTTGCGGGACAACACCCTGCATGTTGCGCGGAGCTGGAGACATCAAGGCGGTGTGTCAGAAACGCATAGCCGCGCACGCTCATGAAATTTCCGAAGACGGTAATTTTTCCTGGGAAGAAGTTGAATGCCTTGGGGCCTGCGTAAATGCGCCCATGGTTCAGATCTGGAAAGATACTTACGAAGACCTGACCGTCGAAACGTTTGAAGCCATGCTGGATGCCATTTCAGATGGTAAGGAAATTACTCCTGGACCGCAAAACGGCAGGCATTTCTCGGTGCCATTCAGCGGTCGCACCAGTCTTGACGAATCCTCTCAGGAATATGGGCCGGAGGGCGGCGTACCGTTCGCCCATCTCGTCGATGGCGCAACAGTGGCCTCTTATACGGACGCCGGCGTCTCGATAAATGGCGGTCCGCAACCGGATGCGGCTTCAACCAAAGCAAAATCCGCTGCTGCCTCAAAGCCGAAATCTACTAAAAAGGCTGCGACAAAAAAAGCATCGGCCAAGAAATCGACCGGGACAGAGGATGAGCCAAAGGCGGAAGCGACAGCCGTTCCCAAGGACACCACCATTCGTCCGACCGACGTCAAAGACGGCGCAGACGCTGAAAAAACAACCGCTAAAAAAACCACAACTGCCAAAAAAGCCACACCCGCCAAGAAGCCAGACGCGCCGGAAACATCTGTCTCCGCAGTCAAGAAGCCTGCCGCTCTGGACAAAGCACGCAGCGGTGGCGCTGATGATCTGAAACGCATCAAGGGTGTTGGTCCAAAGATTGAGGGCATCCTGAACAGTCTGGGCATCTTCCATTTTGACCAGATTGCGGCCTGGGATCAGGCCAACAAGGACTGGGTGGACGATCATCTCAGTTTCAAAGGACGCGTCGACCGTGAAGACTGGATTCCACAGGCCGAAGCTCTTGCCAATGAAAGTAAAGGATAA
- the nuoF gene encoding NADH-quinone oxidoreductase subunit NuoF has product MLQDKDRIFTNIYGFHDWGLKGALARGQWDGTKGFIDKGRDWVIEQVKASGLRGRGGAGFPTGLKWSFMPKESDGRPSYLVINADESEPGTCKDREIMRHDPHHLIEGCLIAGFAMNANACYIYIRGEYIRERERLQAAIDQAYDANLIGKNNVHGWDYDIYLSHGAGAYICGEETALLESLEGKKGQPRLKPPFPANVGLYGCPTTVNNVESVAVVPEILRRGAGWFSALGKPNNTGTKLFCISGHVEQPCTVEEEMGVPFRELIEKHCGGVRGGWDNLLAVIPGGSSVPCLTAEMCTDLSMDFDSLKELRSGLGTAAVIVMDKSTDIIRAIARISYFYKHESCGQCTPCREGTGWMWRVLERMARGEAQKREIDMLFEVTKQVEGHTICALGDAAAWPVQGLIRNFRHVIEERIDQYSAKPNDAPIMEAAE; this is encoded by the coding sequence ATGCTGCAGGATAAAGACCGCATATTCACCAATATATATGGCTTCCATGATTGGGGCCTGAAGGGCGCTCTCGCGCGCGGCCAATGGGATGGCACCAAGGGTTTCATCGACAAAGGTCGTGACTGGGTTATTGAGCAGGTCAAAGCCTCGGGCCTGCGTGGTCGAGGTGGCGCTGGTTTTCCGACCGGTCTGAAATGGTCTTTCATGCCAAAGGAAAGCGACGGTCGCCCGTCCTATCTGGTCATTAACGCTGACGAATCAGAGCCGGGCACATGCAAAGACCGCGAGATCATGCGGCATGACCCGCATCATTTGATTGAAGGCTGTCTGATTGCCGGTTTCGCCATGAACGCCAATGCCTGTTACATCTATATTCGCGGCGAATATATTCGCGAACGCGAGCGGCTGCAGGCAGCGATTGATCAGGCCTATGACGCCAATCTCATTGGAAAAAACAATGTTCATGGCTGGGATTATGATATTTATCTGTCTCATGGTGCCGGCGCATATATTTGCGGTGAAGAAACAGCATTACTGGAAAGCCTGGAGGGCAAAAAAGGCCAGCCGCGCCTGAAACCGCCATTTCCGGCCAATGTGGGTCTCTATGGATGCCCGACCACTGTGAACAATGTGGAATCAGTGGCCGTTGTTCCTGAAATTCTGCGCCGTGGCGCGGGTTGGTTCTCTGCTCTGGGCAAGCCGAACAACACGGGTACGAAACTGTTTTGCATTTCCGGCCACGTTGAACAGCCTTGTACAGTTGAAGAGGAAATGGGCGTTCCATTCCGTGAACTGATCGAAAAACATTGCGGCGGCGTTCGCGGTGGATGGGACAATCTTTTGGCAGTGATTCCCGGCGGATCATCCGTGCCTTGCCTGACAGCCGAAATGTGTACTGACTTGTCGATGGATTTTGACAGTTTGAAAGAACTTCGGTCCGGTCTGGGAACTGCGGCTGTGATCGTTATGGATAAATCGACCGATATTATCCGAGCCATTGCCCGTATCTCATACTTCTATAAACACGAGAGTTGTGGTCAGTGTACACCTTGCCGCGAAGGCACAGGTTGGATGTGGCGCGTACTGGAACGTATGGCTCGTGGCGAAGCGCAAAAACGCGAAATTGACATGTTGTTTGAAGTCACAAAGCAGGTCGAAGGCCACACAATTTGTGCCTTGGGTGATGCTGCCGCCTGGCCGGTTCAGGGACTGATTCGCAATTTCCGACACGTGATCGAGGAGCGGATCGATCAATATTCGGCCAAACCCAATGACGCGCCAATTATGGAAGCTGCGGAGTAA
- a CDS encoding pentapeptide repeat-containing protein — MAHKMHQVTGKLSVSQSVISKSTFDDVNMSKTSFRNANLSKALIEGVNMANTAFSDVNLSGVQFKNVNMSNVAIKNANLAGMKINGVAVSDLFAAYTAAQNA, encoded by the coding sequence ATGGCTCACAAAATGCATCAGGTGACGGGTAAATTGAGTGTCAGCCAGTCTGTCATTTCAAAGTCGACTTTTGATGATGTGAACATGTCCAAAACAAGCTTCCGAAATGCGAATTTGTCAAAAGCGCTGATCGAAGGCGTGAACATGGCAAATACGGCGTTTAGCGACGTGAACCTGTCCGGGGTTCAATTTAAAAATGTGAATATGAGCAATGTTGCAATCAAAAATGCAAACCTTGCTGGAATGAAGATTAACGGCGTGGCCGTTAGCGATCTTTTTGCGGCTTATACAGCCGCGCAGAATGCTTAG